The following nucleotide sequence is from Deltaproteobacteria bacterium.
CAATAACCAAAGCTCCTTGGCAAACAATAGCCGGAAGGACAAAGGTACAGGCCTCCGGACGGTCAGCAATGTTACACAGGATCCTTCTGTCTGCGGCATCCTGGCTGATCCTCAGGTTTGTTTCCTCGTTGTCCGTGGCGCCTATGACAAGAAACATACCGTGCAGGCCAGACGGCTCATAGTGACTAAGCTTCAGGTCAAGCAGGCCCTTTGAGGCGAGCGATTTAAGATGTTGTGTGGCTTCGGGGCTTATGAGCGTAACCTTGGCCCCGCACTCGAGGAGGGTTTTTACCTTCCGCTCGCCTACATCACCCCCGCCCACAACAAGACATCTTTTGTTTCTGACGTCCAGGTTCACTGGGTAATAGCGCATCAGAGTCTCCCGTCCAAGATGCCCCCAATAGATACCGCGCCTGTGCACAACAGTTCCAGAGCCCTTTTCCAGGTGAAACGCTTTGTTGTGCCAACGCGCATGAATATTCCTATTAACTGCGTTAATGGAAGTGGTCGTGAAACCGGCTTGACCCGGCCGGCCTTTATGGCCCGGATAATGTCATCAGGGTCCTTTTTTGCCTCAACCAGCGAATAAGTCAAGCCAAATTGGTCTGGTATGTGGGCATCTGAGTTTCCCACAACAGGCAGTCCGTACTTGCGGGCAAACCGGAGCGCCGGCTTGTTATAATTGATCCGGTGATTGTAGAAATGACTGTATTCAATTGCGTCAAACAAGTGGGGGGTGGCTTCGAGTTGTCCGTTCAGGCAGGTCGGACTCGGAAAGAAGGGGTGGGGAGCAATGACCAAATTGTTTGCGGCCTTATGTTTTAGGACGTCCTCAAAGCTATTGAAGCGGCCATTTTTGAATGGCATATTGAGCAGCAGCACGTGCTTGTCCCTGATGGTGGCTTCAACCCCGGGGATCAACACAATACCACGCTCGGCTGCATAAGACTTAAGCCTTGGACTATAAGTCTGCTCTTGGTGATTCGTAATGGCAAGGGCGTCAAAACTTTTTGCCGAGGCGCGATCAATCAGCTCAAAGGCCGAGTATGAGATACGGTCTTCAGGATCCTCTTTTGTGTGGATATGTAAGTCAGTCTTTAATAACTTCATCACCTAGCCCAGACAAGCCGGAACCAAAAAAAGGAAATGTCACCTTGGTCATTGACACCTATAAAGAGGTTTCATTTCGTGCTTTGCGGCTGCGACTTGAAGGCATCACGTCCTTTCGTGATTGTCTTTTGATTTTCTGTCAGAAAAAATACGACTTTCGTTGATAACGAACTAAATGTATATGCTAAAAGGTCTTAATGATTGGCATGATATATAAATAATGCCGTTTAGGCAAAACAAAAATCGAGCTGATCTTCATGTTACAAAAGCAAGAAACAGGCCAGGTAGTCCCAGCCACCTGCGTTTTGGGCTCTGCTCAGATATGTTCGGGGTGTCTTTGAGCCCTTGCTCTTTCACAAATTGAAAAGAGCTGTTGATGTTTTTATGCCCTTGGCATAACATGTTTCATGCTCTCTAACGCCCACACATAAAAGGAGAAAGGAAACAACAGAGCTGATGAACCGAGAGAAATGGAATCCGGGTCAACTACTTCAATTATCCGGACAGTACTGGGCGACTTGCACACTTCATGCTGCAGTCAAGCTCGATGTGTTTAGTGCAATCGGAAACGAACAGCTCACAAGCGGCAATATTGCGCAGAAGCTAAATGGAGATAAAAAAGGAGTAAAAAGGCTTCTTGATGCCCTGGCGGCCATGAATCTTCTGGAAAAGGCAGGTGACAAATACTCTAACACTCCGGAAAGCAGATCTTTCCTCTCAAAAGACTCTCCCGGGTACCTTGGCCATATGATCATGCACCATCATCATCTTGTGGATTCATGGTCCAGGCTGGATCAGGCCGTTAAGGCCGGCACGCCTGTCAGGGCAAGAGCGTCTTACAGCAGCGACGAATGGCGAGAGAGCTTCCTTATGGGGATGTTCAACCTGGCCATGATGCTGGCTCCTCGCCTGGTAACTGAAATAGATCTTTCCAATCGACGTCATCTGCTCGACCTGGGCGCTGGACCGGGCACCTATGCGATCCATTTTTGCCTGAACAATCCGCAGCTCAAAGCCACGGTCTACGACCTTCCTGATACCAGACCTTTTGCCGAAAAAATCATTGAAAAATTTGATTTTACTGGCCGGATAGATTTCATGCCTGGCAATTATTTGGAAGAAAGCATTGAAGGCACCTATGACGTAGCCTGGCTTTCTCATATTCTGCACGGAGAAGGCCCTGAGGAGTGTCAACGGATCATTGAAAAGGTTATTTCAGCCCTTGAGCCGGGCGGTATGATCATCGTCCACGATTTCGTTTTAGAGAACACCATGGACGGTCCTCTTTTTCCTGCGCTTTTTTCACTTAACATGCTCTTGGGCACGCCGGATGGTCAGGCCTATTCTGAAAAACAGATTACAGACATGTTGGCCAGAGCCGGCGTAAAGGAAATTTATCGCCTTCCTTTCCATGGCCCCAATGATTCAGGGATTATTACAGGCAAACTCTGACCAAACAACAACGGTGGTGTCAACACCTGACACATCTGTTGAATGTTGAGAACGCCTCCACCGGGTTTGTCGAGAAGCTTTTTTTGTACATGTCCAGACCAGATTGGGGACTGGTATCGCCGGGCGGCCTCACACCGAGGTTTTGTGGAACCGAGGAGAATAGCAGGACTGATCAAACGGAGTTTACAACTGGTTTTCGGTATGCGGGGAGTAAAGATATGACAGAACAATGTGGCAGGGAAACTGGTTCTTTGAGTGAGGATCTACATTTCTTGATATCCCGCTGAGGATTTTTTATGTATTTGATTTAATATTACCATATCCATGCCGTGGCTTTGATCAAAAAATGTCACAGATGGTTTGACGCCGTGGACATCTATCATCTTGGCATCAACGCTCACGCCCTGCCCAAAAATCCTCAAACTGCCATAAAGGACATAATCTGCCCCAAGACCGGCCCCGATTTGGCAGGCAACCTTTTCGTTTATGGAACCGGCTTCCTTTTTCATCGCGTTTTCGGTGGTCTCCCTTTGAATGACAATCACTTTGCCCTCCCACGAGAGTCGTGTAGTGAGCATATCCACAATCCCGTCTCGCAAAAAGCAGAGATCCCGATCGGCATTAACCTTGAAAGGGATGATAGCAACCCTGGAGGGTTCATCAGCCCACAGGCTTCCCGCACCCAAGCACACCAGAACAGCTACGGTTAACAATATTATGGTTATTCGTGATGTCATATCTTTCTTTCTGTTGGGTTGATGTCGAACTGTATTTGAATAACTCCTTGTTGTACTTTTCTAGTCAAGAGCAACGCCACAGCAATCTGTACTTGACCCCTTGAGCCTAAGCCTGATAGTTCTTGTCTGTAACGTCGGGATGTTCCCGCATAACGTGCGGCTTTGAGGTCAGGAGTCTAGAAGGGGCCATGAGGTATCTTTGCTCAGGGGTTATATTGTCGGGTGGTTTGAATACCCGAATGGGAGGTTAAAACAAGGCCTTTCTTTCGGTGGGAAACGAGAGGATCCTGGACCGCCTTTTCAGCACGTTTCAGGGCATTTTTCAAGAGGTATTGCTGGTGACCAATGATCCGCTTCAATATCTGTCATGGGACCTGTTGATCGTGAGCGATCTTTTCAAAGCCGCAGATCCGGACCCGCTTTCCTTTTTTAACATTAATACCCCGGACGATCTGGCAATAGCTGAGAAAATCTTGGCACAACGAATCATACGGTGATTAGTATGGAAGGCGCGCTAGTACCAATCATTGTTTTTTTGCTCGTTTACATGGCGGTTACATTTGAGCTTACAAACAAGGCAGTCGCAGCGCTCCTTGGTGTAGCAGTAATTGTAATGCTTCATATTGTCAGTGCGCATCGTGCGGTTTCATTTATCGACTTTGAGACAATCATGCTTCTTATGGGCATGATGATCATTGTCAGCGTGTTGCGCAGCACAGGGTTATTTACCCTCATTTCTGTGAGAATTGCAGAACTTACTGGAGGAAGTCCTTTAAAAATACTACTTTTCTTCTCAGTTGTGACTGCGACGATGTCAGCATTTCTTGATAATGTGACAACGGTTCTGATTACTATACCTATCATCATTGAGCTCACAAAAGGAATGGGGCTTGATCCCAAGCTGTATGTCATAAGCCAGGCGCTGATTTCAAATGTTGGCGGCACGGCAACGCTCATAGGAGATCCTCCTAATATTATTATTGGCTCTAAGGTTGGGCTTACATTCAACCAGTTCATTGTGAATCTGACATTCCCCGTAATCGTTATATTTATGGCCGCACTTCTTTTCATATGGGGCGTAAACAGAAAAAACTTCAAGCCGATTAATACGGATTTCATGAAATTGTTTTCATTCCATCTGCTCCTTGAAAAAATCCGTTTTGAATTCATGGATAGACAGATTGACAAGGTGCTTATGATCAAATGTCTTATCTGTCTTGGTCTGACAATATTGCTTTTCACAACCCAAACAATAACGAAACTCTCTCCAGGCGTTGTCGCATTGTCAGTTGCCATGTTCCTCTTGATAATATCACGTGCTGATGTTGAGCATGTCCTTGAGGATGTTGAGTGGGGGACATTATTATTCTTCGCAGGGCTCTTCATACTTGTGGGTGTTCTGGAGGAACACGGCGTCATTGAATGGATCGCTAAAGAAGTTTTCATGAAGGTGGGGCAAAATCCTTACATAATTGTTCTTATGGTGCTTTGGGTGTCCGGGATTGCGTCGGGTTTTATGGATAATATCCCCTTTACCGTCACTATGATTCCGATTATTGAGCATATGCTTCAATCGACCCCCATACCGAACAATATTCTCTGGTGGGCGCTGGCGCTGGGCGCCTGTCTCGGGGGAAATTTTACGTATATAGGCGCATCGGCCAATATCGTAGCTGTAGGCATTTCCAGAAAATTAAAACATGAGATAACTTTTCTTGAATTCATAAAAACCAGCGTTGCCGTGACTCTTATATCGCTTGTGTTAGCTTCGGTATATCTTATGATTTATCTTTGGACGTCATTATGAGTAACAACAATCTGGAAATATTATACAGACTTCTCAGGGAGCATCTGCATGTTATCGGTACGTCTCGAACCACTCTGATGGCTCTTGAGTCTTTTATTGCGTCATTGAAAGAGCTTAGGTGTTCAAAAGAGAATATCCGTGAGCAGATTTCCGGCCTTGCTGAAGCGATCAAAAGCGGTAAGCCGAGGATAGCCCCCTTGATTAATCTGATCGTCCTTTCTGAGAGGGAGTTTGAAAAT
It contains:
- a CDS encoding bifunctional precorrin-2 dehydrogenase/sirohydrochlorin ferrochelatase yields the protein MRYYPVNLDVRNKRCLVVGGGDVGERKVKTLLECGAKVTLISPEATQHLKSLASKGLLDLKLSHYEPSGLHGMFLVIGATDNEETNLRISQDAADRRILCNIADRPEACTFVLPAIVCQGALVIAISTSNKSPALAKRIRQTLQKEFGPEYATLLNLIGTIRQRLLAEAKSPETHKLLFERLFDEGLLEMIREDRAQDVDTLLKDVLGKGYTRKELMKTESDPAIFREDEP
- a CDS encoding PHP domain-containing protein; the encoded protein is MKLLKTDLHIHTKEDPEDRISYSAFELIDRASAKSFDALAITNHQEQTYSPRLKSYAAERGIVLIPGVEATIRDKHVLLLNMPFKNGRFNSFEDVLKHKAANNLVIAPHPFFPSPTCLNGQLEATPHLFDAIEYSHFYNHRINYNKPALRFARKYGLPVVGNSDAHIPDQFGLTYSLVEAKKDPDDIIRAIKAGRVKPVSRPLPLTQLIGIFMRVGTTKRFTWKRALELLCTGAVSIGGILDGRL
- a CDS encoding SAM-dependent methyltransferase, which encodes MNREKWNPGQLLQLSGQYWATCTLHAAVKLDVFSAIGNEQLTSGNIAQKLNGDKKGVKRLLDALAAMNLLEKAGDKYSNTPESRSFLSKDSPGYLGHMIMHHHHLVDSWSRLDQAVKAGTPVRARASYSSDEWRESFLMGMFNLAMMLAPRLVTEIDLSNRRHLLDLGAGPGTYAIHFCLNNPQLKATVYDLPDTRPFAEKIIEKFDFTGRIDFMPGNYLEESIEGTYDVAWLSHILHGEGPEECQRIIEKVISALEPGGMIIVHDFVLENTMDGPLFPALFSLNMLLGTPDGQAYSEKQITDMLARAGVKEIYRLPFHGPNDSGIITGKL
- a CDS encoding ArsB/NhaD family transporter, with protein sequence MEGALVPIIVFLLVYMAVTFELTNKAVAALLGVAVIVMLHIVSAHRAVSFIDFETIMLLMGMMIIVSVLRSTGLFTLISVRIAELTGGSPLKILLFFSVVTATMSAFLDNVTTVLITIPIIIELTKGMGLDPKLYVISQALISNVGGTATLIGDPPNIIIGSKVGLTFNQFIVNLTFPVIVIFMAALLFIWGVNRKNFKPINTDFMKLFSFHLLLEKIRFEFMDRQIDKVLMIKCLICLGLTILLFTTQTITKLSPGVVALSVAMFLLIISRADVEHVLEDVEWGTLLFFAGLFILVGVLEEHGVIEWIAKEVFMKVGQNPYIIVLMVLWVSGIASGFMDNIPFTVTMIPIIEHMLQSTPIPNNILWWALALGACLGGNFTYIGASANIVAVGISRKLKHEITFLEFIKTSVAVTLISLVLASVYLMIYLWTSL